The sequence below is a genomic window from Candidatus Hydrogenedentota bacterium.
TGAGCGCGGCGAGCATGAGCAGCGCGGCACGATTGAACGGATTACAGGACATGGGAACTGGCCCTCCCTCGATTTTGGAGTTAGATTCTGGATTTTGGATGAGAAGAATACAAATTGCCGCTCCGAACGTAGCCGCATGAATTGACAAAGGGCAGCGTCGAGAGCGGTTGAATTCGCGATACCCAAGACCCGATTCCCGAATCCGCTTTGACATACCCGGCATCCCGCGCCGATAATTCGCCAACTTGGGGCTGGAATCCGGGAATGAACATTTCGTCTCGCTGTGAATATGCGTGCCGGGCCGTGGTGGAGCTTGCGTTGCGCGAGCATACCGCGGCGCCGGTGACGTCGCAGCACATCGCGGAGCAGCGCGGCATCCCCGAAAAGTACCTCGTACACATTCTGCTGCAACTCAAGCGGGCAGGCATTGTGCGCAGCGTGCGCGGGTCACAGGGTGGATATCTGCTGGGCCGTTCGCCGGACGACATTACGCTGCTCAACATCGTGCGCGCGATCGACGGCGCCGTGCTCGATCCGTTGCCGGTGGACGACGCGCACGGGCGCGATCTGCGCGGGGCGTGGAAGGAAGTGGCCGGAGGCATCGAGGACGTGCTCGAACGCGTCACGGTCCGAGACCTGATGACGCGCGCGCAATCGAGTATGTATTACATTTGAGCGAATAGAAGTCAGGAGTCAGTAGGAAGCCGATGGCGCAGTCGATTGAACACGAAAATGAACCGCGCGGCAATGCAATTCGCGCGCGGCTGGATGCGATAAATGGGCGCGGACAGCGTACCTTCACGCCGACGCAGGTGGTGATCGCGAGTGCGAAGGGCGCGCGCCTGTGGACGGTCGACGGCCACGAACTGATCGATTTCACGTCGGGCGTACTGGTGTCGAACCTCGGGCATAGCCACGCGCTGTTCGAGGAGCGCTATCGCCATTATTGCGCGGAGTTGCCGCGCACGTCGTACAACATGGTGACTGAAATCGAGGTCGAGGCCGCGGAACGCCTCGTGCGCTGCATGGACATGCCCGGGCAGCGCAAGGTGTTGTGGGCGGCAAGCGGTTCCGAGGGCATCCAAAAGGCGATGTGGTGCGCGCTGCACAAGAAGCCGGATTGCCCGATCATGCTGGCGACTCGCGGCGGATTCCACGGCAAGAAGGGCCTCGCCGGCGACGTGAGCGGCGAATCGTCGCCGAATCCGAACGTCCGGTTCATTTCCTTCCCGATGAAGGACGACCGGCCCGCGTCGTTCTACGAGAACGAACTCGATACGGTCGCGCGCGAGTGCGGCGGCCGCATCGCGCTGTTGATTACCGAACCTTACCTCGGCGCAAAAGGCTCCTGGCATCCGCCCCAGTGGTATCACAAACTGTTGCAGGATTGGTGCCGCGCGCATGATGTC
It includes:
- a CDS encoding Rrf2 family transcriptional regulator; protein product: MNISSRCEYACRAVVELALREHTAAPVTSQHIAEQRGIPEKYLVHILLQLKRAGIVRSVRGSQGGYLLGRSPDDITLLNIVRAIDGAVLDPLPVDDAHGRDLRGAWKEVAGGIEDVLERVTVRDLMTRAQSSMYYI
- a CDS encoding aspartate aminotransferase family protein translates to MAQSIEHENEPRGNAIRARLDAINGRGQRTFTPTQVVIASAKGARLWTVDGHELIDFTSGVLVSNLGHSHALFEERYRHYCAELPRTSYNMVTEIEVEAAERLVRCMDMPGQRKVLWAASGSEGIQKAMWCALHKKPDCPIMLATRGGFHGKKGLAGDVSGESSPNPNVRFISFPMKDDRPASFYENELDTVARECGGRIALLITEPYLGAKGSWHPPQWYHKLLQDWCRAHDVAVIFDEVQSCHGRTGNMFAYQSYCVEPDLVVLGKGLANGEPAAAVVGRADLIDSLTYGEASDTFSGNPHACAAVCATLDVFEKEGVVEHCRAMAQVIGEKLRKAMDRFSFINDVRGEGLVYGIEMADDATAQSAVLEAYRGANGKGVHFLGPLAGKVLRVSPPLTITEAELDAAFAVLDVVWSRL